A portion of the bacterium genome contains these proteins:
- a CDS encoding ROK family protein has translation MADRDRVLLGIDIGGSKTVVVLGRADGEILAESRLDDWSTGNSDKDVDLIIEHGSVLLRGCGIEASDLQGVGISAPGPLNPKKGTIVDAPNLPGWHDVPIVERLYEAFHIPIVLENDANAAALAEWRYGAGQGTRNFAFLTMSTGIGGGFVIDGHLHRGGRFAAGEIGHMPIVPNGRKCRCGLMGCLEAYAGGWAIAERVREDLLCGERSNILDFAGGDPKDIQARHWVEAIREGDRYALALKEEFIDCVAQGLAIVMMAMDPEVIALGTIVQHNTDLFIDELYQALEPRIWEVQRDVRLEPAKLGPRLPSYAALSVAAIEPIELR, from the coding sequence TTGGCCGATCGAGACAGAGTGCTGCTCGGAATCGACATAGGCGGTTCGAAGACGGTCGTCGTATTGGGGCGAGCCGATGGCGAGATCCTCGCCGAATCGCGTCTCGATGACTGGAGCACGGGCAATAGCGACAAAGACGTGGATCTGATCATCGAGCACGGAAGCGTGCTCTTGCGCGGGTGTGGGATCGAAGCCAGCGATTTGCAGGGCGTCGGCATCAGCGCGCCCGGTCCCCTCAATCCCAAGAAGGGCACCATCGTCGATGCGCCGAATCTGCCCGGCTGGCACGATGTTCCGATCGTCGAACGCCTGTACGAAGCTTTCCACATTCCGATTGTCCTGGAAAACGATGCGAACGCGGCGGCCCTGGCGGAATGGCGTTACGGCGCGGGGCAGGGCACGCGCAACTTCGCCTTCTTGACCATGAGCACCGGCATCGGCGGCGGTTTCGTGATCGACGGTCATCTGCACCGCGGCGGGCGCTTTGCCGCCGGCGAGATCGGCCATATGCCGATCGTTCCGAACGGACGCAAATGCCGTTGCGGGCTGATGGGTTGCCTGGAGGCCTATGCCGGTGGCTGGGCGATTGCCGAGCGCGTGCGCGAAGATCTTCTGTGCGGCGAACGCAGCAATATCCTGGATTTCGCGGGCGGTGACCCGAAGGACATCCAGGCCAGGCACTGGGTCGAGGCGATTCGCGAAGGCGACCGCTACGCGCTCGCTCTCAAAGAAGAGTTCATCGACTGCGTGGCGCAGGGCCTGGCCATCGTGATGATGGCCATGGACCCCGAAGTGATCGCGCTGGGCACGATCGTGCAGCACAACACAGATCTCTTCATCGACGAGCTCTACCAGGCGCTCGAACCGCGCATCTGGGAGGTGCAACGCGATGTGCGCCTGGAGCCCGCCAAGCTGGGACCGCGGCTGCCGTCCTACGCCGCGCTATCGGTGGCCGCGATCGAACCGATCGAGCTGAGGTAG
- a CDS encoding phosphotransferase — MKLISDPHKIDPNWLTEALHQSGALPDGRVLSAPWKQIGTGKMGDNVRFELEYEGAPDSAPRSVVAKLPATDPTSRANAAGNGSYWKEVCFYRELASRLPIRTPHCHCALIDSTNTDFIILMEDMSPSEPGDQIEGCSVQTAELALREVAKLHGPLWNRDEVAQLEWVSQGIEQESMIVQIMLSQHWWPGILERFGEHMSPEQSALGERFVNSYSTWAQSYDGPRTLVHVDYRLENVLLAGDSDGVPISVVDWGSPARSGALTDVSYFLGAGLLTEQRREHERALVEAYRQELQGFGVSLSAEEAWNQYRRYALHGVLITVAGAMMSGADPRGDRMFIAMIQRHLQHALDLDSAEFLPNA, encoded by the coding sequence TTGAAACTCATCTCGGATCCACACAAGATCGACCCGAACTGGCTGACCGAAGCCCTGCACCAGTCCGGAGCTCTGCCTGACGGCCGCGTACTCAGTGCCCCCTGGAAACAGATCGGCACGGGCAAGATGGGCGACAATGTGCGCTTCGAGCTCGAGTACGAGGGAGCACCCGACAGCGCCCCGCGCAGCGTCGTGGCCAAACTGCCCGCGACCGACCCGACCAGTCGCGCCAACGCAGCAGGAAACGGCAGCTACTGGAAGGAAGTCTGTTTCTACCGCGAACTGGCCAGCCGACTCCCGATCCGCACCCCGCACTGTCACTGCGCGCTGATCGATTCCACCAACACCGACTTCATCATCCTGATGGAGGACATGAGTCCTTCCGAGCCGGGGGATCAGATCGAGGGCTGTAGCGTTCAGACCGCCGAACTCGCGCTGCGCGAGGTCGCGAAACTGCACGGACCGCTGTGGAATCGCGACGAAGTGGCCCAGCTCGAATGGGTGTCCCAGGGCATCGAACAGGAATCGATGATCGTGCAGATCATGCTCTCGCAGCACTGGTGGCCCGGCATTCTGGAGCGCTTCGGCGAACACATGAGCCCGGAGCAGAGTGCACTGGGGGAGCGCTTCGTGAACTCTTATTCGACCTGGGCGCAGAGCTACGACGGACCGCGCACGCTGGTGCACGTGGACTACCGGCTCGAGAACGTCCTGCTGGCCGGAGACTCCGACGGGGTTCCGATCTCGGTGGTCGACTGGGGCAGTCCCGCGCGCTCCGGTGCGCTGACCGACGTGTCGTACTTCCTGGGCGCCGGGCTGCTCACCGAACAGCGCCGCGAGCACGAGCGCGCCCTGGTCGAGGCGTACCGCCAGGAACTTCAGGGTTTCGGGGTGTCGCTCTCCGCCGAGGAAGCCTGGAACCAGTACCGCCGCTACGCTTTGCACGGGGTGCTGATCACCGTTGCGGGCGCGATGATGAGCGGTGCGGATCCGCGTGGCGATCGCATGTTCATTGCGATGATCCAGCGCCATCTGCAACACGCACTCGATCTGGACTCGGCGGAGTTCCTGCCGAACGCGTAG